The Bradyrhizobium sp. B097 genome contains the following window.
CCGAAGGCCGGCAAGGCGAAGCCCGTCGTCGGCCTGATCGCCGGCGCGGCGCCGCCGGTTGCCGTCCTCGAAGGCGCCGAGCGCATCGGCATCAAGCTGACCCATGTCTACGGGCTGACCGAAGTCTACGGCCCCGCCTCGGTCTGCGCCGAGCAGCCGGGCTGGGACGAGCTGTCGGCCGATGCGCGCGCGCAGCTGAAGCGACGCCAGGGCGTGGCCTATCCGCTGCAGGAAGACGTCACCGTGCTCGATCCCGAGACCATGCGCGAGGTGCCGCGCGACGGCGAGACCATCGGCGAGGTCATGTTCCGCGGCAACATCGTGATGAAGGGCTACCTGAAGAACGAGAAGGCGACGCAGGAAGTCTTCGCCGGCGGCTGGTTTCACACCGGCGATCTCGGCGTGCTCGACGAGCACGGCTACGTCATCATCAAGGACCGCTCCAAGGACATCATCATCTCCGGCGGCGAGAACGTCTCCTCGGTCGAGGTCGAGGATATCCTCTACAAGCACCCGGCGGTGCTGTTTGCCGCTGTTGTCGCAAAGCCCGATCCGAAATGGGGCGAAGTGCCCTGCGCTTTCCTGGAGCTGAAGGACGGCGCCAAGGCGACCGAGGCCGAGATCATCGCCTATTGCCGCGAGCACATGCCGGGCTTCAAGACGCCGAAATCGGTGGTGTTCGGCGTGATCCCGAAGACATCCACCGGCAAGATCCAGAAATTCCTGCTGCGCAACCAGGTCGGGTCGGCCAAGGCGATCTCGGCCTGAACAAAAGCCGCCTTCAGTGTCGTGCAGCGCACTCTTGCCTCATAGACGCTGTCGTCCCGGCGAAAGCCGGGACCCATAACCACAGGGTTGCGTCGTTGGAGTGCGATGTGGCCCAGCGTTGCAACACAACTGGCATTCGTGGCTATGGGTCCCTGTGTCTTGGAAGTCTGTCATGATGGGGTGGGCGGGAAGCCGTTGGGTCCTTGGCGCTTGACGCCGTGAGCCGGCTCGGTCTCCCGCCCGTTCCATCTATCAACCTGAACAGTTGCACGAGGCTGCGCCAACAGACCTCGCATCACAGGGACAGGCACCGTGACCATAGCTCTTCGTTACGTCGGAATCGACATCTCCAAAAAATACCTCGATATCTTTGATGAGGCTGACGGCGTGCCGAGGCGCATTGCCAACGCGACACAGGCCATCACACAGCAGGTGGCGCGTTGGCAATGCGATGCGCTGGTCGTCTTCGAGGCGACGGGTATCTATGACCTCGCGCTTCGCGAGGCGCTGCGTCAGGCCGGCATCCGCTTCGCACGGATCAACCCGGCCCGTGCCCGCGACTTTGCGCGGGCGAGCGGCCTACTCGCCAAGACCGATCCGATCGATGCGCGGATGCTGGCAGCCTTTGCGCGGGCCATGCAGCCCGCCCCCGAGCAGGTCGCCGATCCTGCACGCAACGCCCTGGCGAGGCTTGCAAAACGGCGGGATCAGCTGGTCCTCATGCGCGCCCAGGAGAAGAACCGGCGCAGCGAGGCCGACGATCGCGCCATGGCCGAACGCATTGGCCGCCTCATCGAGGTCCTCGACCGCGAGATCGCCGAGATCGAGGCCGACAT
Protein-coding sequences here:
- a CDS encoding transposase, with product MTIALRYVGIDISKKYLDIFDEADGVPRRIANATQAITQQVARWQCDALVVFEATGIYDLALREALRQAGIRFARINPARARDFARASGLLAKTDPIDARMLAAFARAMQPAPEQVADPARNALARLAKRRDQLVLMRAQEKNRRSEADDRAMAERIGRLIEVLDREIAEIEADISALIKAEAEIADDAKLMRSLPGVGPVACMQLIAQMPELGRVGPKQLAALAGLAPFNVDSGTFRGKRKIAGGRKRVRDALYMAALNAVRRADPFKAFYARLRQAGKPAKLALIAVARKLLTVLNAIMRDRKPYLQTKPT